Proteins from one Desulfonema limicola genomic window:
- a CDS encoding FAD-dependent oxidoreductase, with protein sequence MTALNHLFSPVKIGNMESSNRLLMSAMSINFGVNEKGHVNEQLTEYLAARAKGGAGMILVGGGAVHPAGLELPDLPKLWNDDCIPSLAKMVETIKAFGTKFGMQLMHGGRQSYHDNKVAPSPIPAPAVVKGIPRELTKEDIKEITASFGDSAKRCKDAGFDFVEIHAAHGYLANQFLSLNSNKRKDEYGGSFENRIRFLLELFRDIKDKTGDDFPVGIRMNGEDYIKDGWTLSDALKLAPILEKNGADYLHISAGVYGSTQLTIPSMYVEHGCFVHLAEAVKKIVSIPVITVGRIKSPVMADQILEQGKADIVSMGRALIADPELPNKARSGAFEDIRPCLGCCLGCIHAVLAREPGSCVVNPEVGREYLIKKQDNKKFQPKKVLIAGAGPGGMAAARKAAMLGHNVVLCEEKNETGGLMRLAAKPPGRSEIKDIIDFLEREIKKYKADLRLNTILDENLINEVNPDVVILATGSLPEMPIIKGLFQTKMELATVVDVLEQKAETGKKVIILGGGQAGLVLTDYLAEQGKEVAVLNRKRHFAEEMSSNDRFYLRERLKRDSVKLYKQVSVKGFCDDGVIFSSAGETIELKGFDTVIIAEKMNSVRDAKNLFKDRNIDVHVIGDAKTPRNLMLSQSEAEEIAQAI encoded by the coding sequence ATGACGGCCCTTAACCATCTTTTCAGCCCGGTTAAAATCGGAAATATGGAATCAAGCAACAGGCTTCTTATGTCAGCAATGAGCATTAACTTTGGTGTTAATGAAAAAGGCCATGTTAATGAACAGCTTACAGAATATCTTGCAGCCAGAGCAAAAGGAGGCGCAGGAATGATACTGGTTGGAGGCGGGGCTGTTCATCCTGCGGGGCTGGAACTCCCGGACCTGCCAAAACTCTGGAATGATGACTGTATTCCATCTCTTGCCAAAATGGTTGAAACAATTAAGGCTTTTGGGACAAAATTTGGAATGCAGCTCATGCACGGAGGCAGGCAGTCCTATCATGACAACAAGGTTGCACCTTCACCTATTCCCGCACCTGCTGTTGTTAAAGGGATTCCCAGGGAACTGACAAAAGAAGATATTAAGGAAATAACTGCTTCATTTGGAGATTCTGCAAAACGATGCAAAGATGCAGGATTTGATTTTGTTGAAATTCATGCAGCACACGGATACCTGGCAAACCAGTTTTTATCCCTTAACTCCAACAAACGCAAGGATGAATACGGCGGTTCCTTTGAAAACCGCATTAGATTTCTTCTTGAGCTTTTCAGGGATATAAAAGACAAAACAGGTGATGATTTTCCAGTAGGAATCCGTATGAATGGAGAGGATTATATCAAGGATGGATGGACCCTTTCCGATGCCCTTAAACTTGCCCCGATTCTTGAAAAAAACGGAGCTGATTATCTTCATATTTCAGCAGGTGTTTACGGCTCAACCCAGCTGACCATACCTTCCATGTATGTTGAACACGGATGCTTTGTTCATCTTGCAGAAGCAGTAAAAAAGATTGTTTCCATTCCAGTTATTACTGTAGGACGAATAAAAAGCCCAGTCATGGCAGATCAGATTCTTGAGCAGGGAAAAGCTGATATAGTCTCAATGGGCAGGGCATTGATTGCAGATCCTGAACTGCCCAACAAAGCCCGTTCGGGAGCTTTTGAAGATATTCGGCCCTGTCTTGGATGCTGTCTTGGGTGTATTCATGCTGTTTTGGCAAGAGAACCTGGTTCCTGTGTTGTAAACCCTGAAGTGGGGAGGGAATATCTTATCAAAAAGCAAGACAATAAAAAGTTTCAGCCCAAAAAGGTTCTCATAGCAGGAGCAGGTCCTGGAGGAATGGCAGCAGCAAGAAAAGCAGCCATGCTTGGCCATAATGTTGTATTATGCGAAGAAAAAAATGAAACAGGGGGACTGATGAGACTGGCAGCAAAACCCCCAGGGAGATCAGAGATAAAAGATATAATAGATTTTCTGGAAAGAGAGATTAAAAAATACAAAGCAGACCTCAGGCTTAATACTATACTTGATGAAAATTTAATTAATGAAGTAAACCCCGATGTTGTTATACTTGCCACAGGAAGTCTTCCTGAAATGCCCATAATAAAAGGCCTGTTTCAAACAAAAATGGAGCTTGCAACAGTTGTGGATGTGCTGGAACAAAAAGCTGAAACCGGTAAAAAGGTTATTATTCTGGGAGGAGGCCAGGCAGGGCTGGTTTTAACAGATTATCTGGCAGAACAGGGAAAAGAGGTGGCAGTGTTAAACAGGAAGCGCCATTTTGCAGAAGAAATGTCAAGCAATGATCGTTTTTATCTAAGAGAGCGATTAAAAAGAGACAGTGTAAAACTTTATAAACAGGTGTCTGTTAAAGGGTTTTGTGATGATGGTGTTATTTTCAGTTCAGCCGGGGAAACAATTGAACTCAAAGGATTTGATACTGTAATAATTGCAGAAAAAATGAATTCTGTCAGAGATGCAAAAAATCTTTTTAAAGACAGGAATATAGATGTGCATGTAATAGGAGATGCCAAAACCCCAAGAAATCTCATGCTGTCCCAGAGTGAGGCCGAAGAAATTGCACAGGCAATTTAA
- a CDS encoding PTS sugar transporter subunit IIA, whose translation MIGIVIVTHGNLGSALLDTAEFITGAPLKSVKTVSVISGEPAEKLRDKVDSAIKCVDQQKGVLIFTDMFGGTSSDMSYSFLETGKTDVISAINLPILLRAVTARQHLDFIELGKCLTNYGKKNISLASEILKGRRRSEKSGCKIICLQSV comes from the coding sequence ATGATCGGCATAGTCATCGTTACCCACGGCAATCTTGGCAGCGCTCTTCTGGATACAGCAGAGTTTATTACCGGCGCTCCTTTGAAATCTGTAAAAACAGTTTCAGTTATTTCAGGTGAACCTGCTGAAAAATTAAGAGATAAGGTTGACTCTGCCATTAAATGCGTAGATCAGCAAAAAGGAGTATTGATTTTTACTGACATGTTTGGCGGTACTTCTTCTGATATGAGTTATTCCTTTCTTGAAACAGGTAAAACCGATGTTATATCTGCAATAAATCTGCCTATTCTTCTCAGGGCAGTAACAGCAAGACAACATCTTGATTTTATTGAACTTGGCAAATGCCTGACCAATTACGGGAAAAAAAATATTTCCCTGGCAAGTGAAATCTTAAAAGGCCGGAGAAGGAGTGAAAAATCAGGGTGTAAAATCATTTGCCTGCAATCCGTATAA
- a CDS encoding O-acetyl-ADP-ribose deacetylase, translating into MKDTILDRIEIYQGDITKLHVDAIVNAANNSLLGGGGVDGAIHRAAGPKLLEECKTIGGCPTGEARITRGYNLPAKYIIHTAGPIYSNKPEDSRLLSSCYYNSLKLAEANNIKTIAFPAISCGVYGYPLKDGCQTALDTSIQFLKNNPLIEKIIFVVFSDENLKIYNQCLKEISIRD; encoded by the coding sequence ATGAAAGATACAATACTTGACCGGATTGAGATTTATCAGGGCGATATTACAAAGCTGCATGTTGATGCCATAGTAAATGCAGCAAACAACAGCCTGTTAGGCGGAGGAGGTGTTGATGGTGCCATTCACAGGGCAGCAGGACCAAAACTGCTTGAAGAATGCAAAACCATAGGAGGATGCCCCACAGGAGAGGCCAGGATTACCAGGGGTTATAACCTGCCTGCAAAATATATAATCCATACTGCAGGCCCAATATACAGCAATAAACCAGAAGACAGCCGGCTCCTGAGTTCCTGTTATTACAATAGTTTAAAACTTGCAGAAGCCAATAATATAAAAACCATTGCATTTCCAGCCATAAGCTGCGGGGTTTACGGATATCCTTTAAAGGACGGGTGTCAAACTGCTCTGGATACAAGCATTCAGTTTTTGAAAAATAACCCTTTGATAGAAAAGATAATATTTGTTGTTTTTTCAGATGAAAACCTGAAAATTTACAACCAGTGTCTTAAAGAAATCTCTATTCGGGATTAA
- a CDS encoding amidohydrolase gives MTYDMIVYNGLVVTVNPDFDILKSGMIFIHDGRIAGVEQYDPDTVLPGSRELIDAKGGLIMPGLVNTHTHIPMTLFRGLADDIALDVWLNEYIFPAEAKYINPESVFYSSLLACAEMLLSGTTTCCDGYFLEDEVAKSVDISGIRAVLGHGVIDFPAPGVPNPSDNVKTALAFVHKWQDVSPLITPSIFCHSPYTCSADTLKKAKNAARSRGLLFQIHAAETKNERDQFLYKNKMTSAASMNELGILDENTLLVHGVWFDEHDIDIVAKSGARISHNPESNMKLASGIAPVPDFLKAEIIVGLGTDGCASNNNLDLFQEMDFAAKLHKVNTLDPRTADAKTILKMATIEGAKAIGLGSITGSLEKGKQADIIILNTSSPHLFPMYNPVSHIVYSITGSDVRDVIVRGRTVVRNRKLLTINTDDLFDKIQVFADRICAESL, from the coding sequence ATGACTTATGATATGATTGTTTATAATGGTCTTGTTGTTACTGTTAATCCTGATTTTGATATATTGAAATCAGGCATGATTTTTATTCATGATGGCAGGATTGCAGGGGTTGAGCAGTATGATCCAGATACAGTTCTGCCCGGGTCTCGGGAATTGATTGATGCAAAAGGGGGGCTGATAATGCCCGGGCTTGTCAATACCCATACCCATATTCCCATGACACTTTTCAGGGGGCTTGCTGATGATATTGCCCTGGATGTATGGCTGAATGAATATATTTTCCCTGCTGAGGCAAAATATATAAACCCTGAATCTGTTTTTTACAGTTCCCTGCTTGCCTGTGCTGAAATGCTCTTATCAGGAACAACAACCTGCTGTGATGGTTATTTTCTTGAGGATGAGGTTGCAAAAAGTGTTGATATTTCAGGAATCAGGGCTGTTTTAGGTCATGGGGTTATTGATTTTCCAGCACCAGGGGTACCCAATCCATCTGACAATGTAAAAACAGCCTTGGCATTTGTCCATAAATGGCAGGATGTTTCTCCTCTTATAACCCCGTCCATTTTCTGTCATTCCCCTTATACATGCTCGGCTGATACATTAAAAAAAGCAAAAAATGCAGCAAGATCAAGAGGTTTGCTTTTTCAGATTCATGCAGCAGAAACAAAAAACGAGAGAGACCAGTTTTTATATAAAAATAAAATGACCTCGGCAGCCAGCATGAATGAGCTGGGCATACTTGATGAAAATACCCTTCTTGTCCACGGGGTATGGTTTGATGAACATGATATTGATATTGTGGCAAAAAGCGGTGCAAGGATATCTCATAATCCTGAAAGCAATATGAAACTGGCCTCAGGAATTGCACCTGTTCCTGATTTTTTAAAAGCAGAAATAATAGTAGGGCTTGGCACTGACGGCTGTGCAAGCAATAATAACCTTGATCTTTTTCAGGAAATGGATTTTGCAGCAAAGCTTCACAAGGTAAACACCCTTGATCCCAGGACAGCAGATGCCAAAACCATTTTAAAAATGGCAACCATTGAAGGTGCCAAAGCCATAGGTCTTGGAAGTATCACAGGATCCCTTGAAAAAGGTAAGCAGGCAGATATTATTATTTTAAATACCAGCTCGCCCCATCTTTTTCCCATGTATAACCCTGTTTCCCATATTGTATATTCAATCACAGGCTCAGATGTCAGGGATGTTATTGTCAGGGGAAGGACTGTGGTAAGAAACAGAAAACTTTTGACAATTAATACAGATGATCTTTTTGATAAGATTCAGGTATTTGCAGACAGAATCTGTGCTGAAAGCCTTTAA
- a CDS encoding MarR family winged helix-turn-helix transcriptional regulator, which produces MIAVNPLDHPYYLLSRVTLLVTSAFRKELLAADVKNVKPAYLGVLIALWKEDGMKVIELGRRAGLEPSSMTGLLDRMERDGLSFRAADPNDRRAQLIYLTARGRDIQEKVMDVVDRVMGKIFKDIPCDDMSTTLNVLRKIIINAN; this is translated from the coding sequence ATGATTGCTGTTAATCCTTTGGATCACCCTTATTATCTTCTTTCCAGGGTAACACTTCTTGTAACATCAGCTTTTAGAAAAGAGCTTCTTGCTGCTGATGTTAAAAATGTTAAACCCGCATACCTGGGCGTATTAATAGCTTTGTGGAAAGAAGATGGAATGAAAGTAATAGAGCTTGGCAGAAGAGCAGGTCTGGAACCCTCATCTATGACAGGACTGCTTGACCGGATGGAACGAGATGGTCTTTCATTCAGGGCAGCAGACCCTAATGACCGGAGGGCACAGCTTATATACCTTACTGCCAGGGGAAGAGACATACAGGAAAAGGTTATGGATGTTGTTGACAGGGTTATGGGTAAAATATTTAAAGACATTCCTTGTGATGACATGTCAACAACCCTTAATGTATTAAGAAAAATTATTATAAATGCAAATTAG
- a CDS encoding FmdB family zinc ribbon protein codes for MPIYEFYCKDCHTVFNFFSKTIDTDTCPLCPKCKENILTRQVSLFAFTGRAKEKGDMEEMPFDESKMEQAIQVLAKESEKMKDDDPVQAARLMRRLSDMTGVKMGQGMEEALARLEKGEDPDQIESEMGDILEGEDPFLIPDKKSRDFRQKIQAPLKDETLYELNPE; via the coding sequence ATGCCCATATATGAGTTTTATTGCAAGGACTGCCATACAGTTTTTAATTTTTTTTCCAAAACCATTGATACTGATACATGTCCTTTATGTCCAAAATGTAAAGAAAACATACTCACAAGACAGGTATCGCTTTTTGCTTTTACAGGCAGGGCAAAAGAAAAAGGCGATATGGAAGAAATGCCTTTTGATGAAAGTAAAATGGAACAAGCCATCCAGGTTCTTGCAAAAGAATCTGAAAAGATGAAAGATGATGATCCTGTGCAGGCAGCCAGACTTATGCGCAGGCTTTCAGATATGACAGGCGTTAAAATGGGACAGGGTATGGAAGAAGCCCTGGCAAGACTTGAAAAAGGTGAAGACCCTGACCAGATAGAGTCTGAAATGGGAGATATTCTGGAAGGAGAAGACCCTTTTTTAATACCGGATAAAAAATCCAGGGATTTTCGCCAAAAAATCCAGGCACCTTTAAAAGATGAAACCCTTTACGAGCTGAATCCTGAATAA
- a CDS encoding helix-turn-helix domain-containing protein: MEIPKTTLHFRTAFKYCFSISDFKSQKAVASAAGVSESVISEINKNKSYGPKTQTKIARAFGYELLDFLTLGKKLADGENPEQSIRITVQSKNEKKILEDFEAEYSAIPLYESGKLAAGENGMIFDPYEQPSSSIMMNHQELAGRRNHRLVGLKVGGSSMVPLIPQGSIVVIDLNDREFVNGKIYAVNYPDKGENIAAVKRIQQWKHGFVLLSYAPEYPPELSELDWGELCLGRAVWIWRSLEDM, from the coding sequence ATGGAGATACCAAAAACAACCCTGCATTTTAGAACAGCATTTAAATATTGTTTTTCAATATCTGATTTTAAAAGCCAGAAAGCTGTTGCCAGTGCAGCAGGTGTGAGCGAAAGTGTCATAAGTGAAATTAATAAAAACAAGTCCTACGGCCCCAAAACCCAGACAAAGATTGCAAGGGCTTTTGGTTATGAACTGCTTGATTTTCTTACACTTGGAAAAAAGCTTGCTGATGGAGAAAATCCTGAACAATCCATTAGAATAACAGTTCAATCCAAAAATGAAAAAAAGATTCTTGAGGATTTTGAAGCAGAATACAGCGCTATTCCCCTTTATGAATCAGGCAAGCTTGCAGCCGGTGAAAATGGTATGATATTCGATCCTTATGAACAGCCTTCATCATCTATAATGATGAATCATCAGGAGCTTGCAGGCAGGCGCAATCACAGGCTCGTGGGCCTTAAAGTAGGCGGTTCAAGCATGGTTCCGCTGATTCCCCAGGGTTCAATCGTGGTTATTGATTTAAATGACCGTGAATTTGTCAATGGTAAAATCTATGCAGTCAACTATCCTGATAAAGGGGAAAATATAGCAGCAGTTAAAAGGATTCAGCAATGGAAACACGGGTTTGTACTATTAAGCTATGCACCTGAATATCCTCCTGAATTATCAGAACTGGACTGGGGAGAATTATGTTTAGGCAGGGCTGTATGGATATGGAGAAGTCTGGAAGATATGTAA
- the iorA gene encoding indolepyruvate ferredoxin oxidoreductase subunit alpha → MHKLLTDNPGQKMLLLGNEAVARGAIEAGAAFATTYPGTPSSEISLNLFQISRETDLYFEYSTNEKVALEVAAAAANSGVRTMCMMKHVGMNVAADVFMTLAYIGVKAGMVILTADDPFMFSSQNEQDNRYYAKFSGMPMIEPSSVEEAKEMMPYAFDLSEQLGEPVLFRTTTRINHSNEVVTLGKIKERKAKGDFVKDPFNYVCVPAVSRKLHVKLLEKLDKAQKIAETCQYNFIEGMGTWGIVCNGVSYNYVSDAVKDLGISDKTRILRLGFSHPMPENMIKDFLKKCDKVLVVEEGEPYMEESVKAFAQEAGLAISIKGKSKELFSRLYEFDPAMVRKGIASFFNIPYTAPSKPDLSDLPEIPQRPPTLCAGCSHRATFYAVKKACEGTDTIHPSDIGCYTLGFLPPLSMADFVVCMGASVGSSCGFSKVTDKKVVSFIGDSTFFHSGLTGLINAVFNKHNFTLVILDNGTTAMTGHQPNPGVDMEKLNLSGYGRVSIENLVRAAGVEHISIIKPFKVKKSIEAVKEAIAYKGVSVIISQEICSLYAKSLKEKKPRVFMVSDKCTNHRDCIDSLACPAFYLEKERIKIDPELCWGCSICAQICPENAIVPLKK, encoded by the coding sequence ATGCACAAACTATTGACTGATAATCCGGGGCAGAAAATGCTTCTTTTGGGCAATGAGGCTGTTGCCAGGGGCGCAATTGAGGCTGGAGCTGCTTTTGCAACAACCTATCCTGGTACGCCTTCCTCGGAAATATCTTTGAACCTGTTTCAAATATCACGGGAAACAGATTTGTATTTTGAATACAGCACCAATGAAAAGGTGGCACTTGAAGTTGCTGCTGCTGCTGCTAATTCCGGGGTAAGAACCATGTGCATGATGAAGCATGTGGGAATGAATGTGGCAGCCGATGTTTTTATGACCCTTGCTTATATCGGTGTTAAGGCAGGCATGGTTATACTCACTGCTGACGATCCCTTTATGTTCTCAAGCCAGAATGAACAGGACAACAGGTATTATGCAAAATTTTCAGGGATGCCCATGATAGAGCCTTCTTCAGTTGAAGAAGCAAAAGAGATGATGCCCTATGCTTTTGATCTTTCAGAACAGCTTGGAGAACCTGTTCTTTTCAGGACAACTACCAGGATAAACCATTCCAACGAGGTTGTAACACTTGGAAAAATAAAAGAGAGGAAAGCCAAAGGCGATTTTGTTAAAGACCCTTTTAATTATGTGTGTGTCCCTGCTGTTTCAAGAAAGCTCCATGTGAAACTTCTTGAAAAACTGGACAAAGCACAAAAGATTGCTGAAACCTGCCAGTATAATTTTATAGAAGGCATGGGAACCTGGGGCATAGTCTGCAATGGTGTCAGTTATAATTATGTTTCCGATGCTGTTAAAGACCTTGGCATTTCCGATAAGACCAGGATTTTACGGCTTGGATTTTCCCATCCTATGCCTGAAAACATGATAAAGGATTTTCTGAAAAAATGCGATAAGGTTCTGGTTGTCGAAGAAGGTGAACCTTATATGGAGGAATCAGTCAAGGCTTTTGCCCAGGAAGCAGGTCTGGCTATTTCCATAAAAGGCAAATCAAAGGAGCTTTTTTCCAGGCTTTATGAATTTGATCCAGCTATGGTAAGAAAAGGCATAGCCTCATTTTTTAATATCCCATATACTGCACCGTCAAAGCCCGATTTGTCTGATCTCCCTGAAATTCCCCAGCGTCCCCCAACACTTTGTGCAGGATGCTCCCACCGCGCCACATTCTATGCTGTTAAAAAAGCATGTGAAGGAACAGATACCATACATCCTTCAGATATAGGATGTTACACCCTTGGATTTCTGCCCCCTCTTTCAATGGCTGATTTTGTTGTGTGCATGGGTGCGTCAGTAGGAAGTTCCTGCGGTTTTTCAAAGGTAACTGATAAAAAAGTGGTCTCCTTTATCGGGGATTCTACATTTTTCCATTCAGGTCTGACCGGCCTTATTAATGCAGTGTTTAACAAACATAATTTCACCCTGGTTATTCTGGATAATGGAACAACTGCCATGACAGGACATCAGCCAAATCCTGGTGTTGACATGGAAAAGCTCAACCTGAGCGGATACGGCAGGGTGTCTATTGAAAATCTCGTCAGGGCAGCCGGAGTTGAGCATATAAGCATTATCAAGCCTTTTAAGGTTAAAAAAAGTATAGAAGCTGTTAAAGAAGCCATAGCCTATAAAGGTGTTTCTGTTATTATATCCCAGGAAATCTGTTCTTTATATGCAAAAAGCCTGAAAGAAAAAAAGCCCCGGGTATTTATGGTCAGTGATAAATGCACAAATCACAGGGACTGCATTGACAGCCTGGCCTGTCCTGCTTTTTATCTTGAAAAAGAGAGAATAAAGATTGATCCTGAACTTTGCTGGGGCTGCTCAATCTGCGCCCAGATTTGTCCTGAAAACGCCATTGTTCCGTTAAAAAAATAA
- the ptsP gene encoding phosphoenolpyruvate--protein phosphotransferase — MAQNKEDHLNLLCDLGDLAALFTGSQDIESFLQLTVELVARHLKADVCSIYLYDISTKELVLQSTIGLNPSAVRNIRMKPGEGLVGNTFEQMKPVREAYASTNPMFKYFKEADEDRFESFLAVPIQRGVQKIGVLVVQHEKHDYFTATDVMALRASASQLASAVENARLLIDLYQMSEKNHENQAAESLNFIKGESASGGYAFAASAIFKKSHGRLISDPYDLNKTYTINDFYKAVKRTSEQLMDLQSRLAQRLPESASLIFSAHFLILKDPKYINKIAEQIKEGVSPPDAVRSVTKHYIEIFSFSPHAYIREKASDMEDLGGRILKNIFRTGLEESFLSEHRIVIAGELYPSEILKMASEDVKGIILVKGGITSHVSILARSMQIPLVIADRAELLNLPEDTPILLDAEIGNIYVNPSEAIINQFEEQRKVRETTAGLAEMNPETRTKDGVRVHLFANINLLSELSTARDLKAEGIGLYRTEFPFLIRSAFPSEEEQYLIFKRLFDEMAGLEVTIRTLDVGGDKALAYADATSGANPQMGFRSIRFCLHHRSIFEQHIRAILRAAADFEKLRIMFPLISSLDEFLEARQSVKDCITALEHENLAHHLKPEIGMMIEVPSVVEIMDGFARESDFFSVGTNDFVQYTLAVDRTNEKVADYYRPYHPSVLRGLARIVKSANDNCKDISICGEMAHEPEYIPFLIGIGVRAISVDPRFLPLVQKIISSLSITQAAKHAGELLSVETLKDARNLIQAGII, encoded by the coding sequence ATGGCCCAAAACAAAGAGGATCATTTAAACCTGCTCTGTGATCTTGGTGATCTTGCGGCTCTGTTCACAGGAAGCCAGGATATTGAAAGTTTTCTCCAGTTGACTGTTGAACTGGTAGCCAGACATCTCAAGGCTGATGTCTGCTCAATATATCTTTATGATATTTCAACAAAAGAACTGGTTTTGCAATCAACCATAGGATTAAATCCGTCTGCTGTAAGAAATATACGCATGAAGCCTGGTGAAGGGCTTGTAGGCAACACCTTTGAGCAGATGAAACCTGTAAGAGAAGCGTATGCAAGTACCAATCCCATGTTTAAATATTTTAAAGAAGCTGATGAAGACAGGTTTGAATCTTTTCTTGCAGTGCCTATTCAAAGAGGAGTACAGAAAATAGGTGTTCTTGTTGTTCAGCATGAAAAACATGACTATTTCACAGCCACCGATGTTATGGCACTCAGGGCATCTGCGTCCCAGCTTGCCAGTGCTGTTGAAAATGCAAGACTGCTCATAGACCTGTACCAGATGTCAGAAAAAAATCATGAAAACCAGGCAGCTGAAAGTCTTAACTTTATAAAGGGCGAATCAGCATCAGGGGGCTATGCTTTTGCAGCATCAGCCATATTTAAGAAAAGTCATGGAAGATTAATTTCAGATCCTTATGATCTGAATAAAACTTATACAATTAATGATTTTTATAAAGCTGTAAAACGCACATCAGAACAGCTGATGGATTTACAGTCCAGGCTGGCCCAGCGTCTTCCTGAAAGTGCATCCCTTATATTTTCTGCTCATTTTCTGATTTTAAAGGATCCAAAATATATTAACAAGATTGCAGAGCAGATAAAAGAAGGTGTTTCACCTCCTGATGCTGTGCGTTCAGTAACAAAACATTATATTGAGATATTCTCCTTCAGTCCCCATGCATATATTCGGGAAAAAGCAAGTGATATGGAGGATCTTGGGGGAAGAATACTTAAAAATATATTTAGAACCGGTTTAGAAGAATCTTTTTTAAGTGAACACAGGATTGTTATTGCCGGGGAACTCTATCCTTCAGAAATCCTTAAGATGGCATCAGAGGATGTAAAAGGGATTATCCTTGTTAAAGGCGGTATAACATCCCATGTATCCATCCTTGCCCGTTCAATGCAGATTCCCCTTGTAATTGCAGACAGAGCTGAACTGCTTAACCTTCCCGAAGACACCCCCATACTCTTAGATGCTGAGATTGGCAATATTTATGTTAATCCTTCGGAAGCAATAATTAATCAGTTTGAAGAACAAAGAAAGGTTAGGGAAACAACTGCCGGTTTAGCCGAGATGAATCCTGAAACCAGGACAAAAGATGGTGTTCGGGTTCATCTTTTTGCCAATATTAACCTTCTCAGCGAACTGTCAACAGCCCGTGATTTAAAAGCAGAGGGTATAGGGCTTTACAGGACGGAATTTCCTTTTCTCATTCGTTCAGCCTTTCCTTCTGAAGAAGAGCAGTACCTTATTTTTAAAAGATTATTTGATGAGATGGCAGGGCTTGAGGTTACAATAAGAACCCTTGATGTGGGAGGAGACAAAGCCCTGGCTTATGCAGATGCAACCAGTGGTGCAAATCCGCAAATGGGTTTTCGTTCAATCAGGTTCTGCCTGCATCACAGAAGCATTTTTGAACAGCATATAAGGGCAATTTTAAGGGCTGCTGCAGATTTTGAAAAACTCCGTATCATGTTTCCCCTTATATCTTCTCTGGATGAATTTCTGGAAGCCAGGCAGTCAGTAAAGGACTGTATAACAGCACTTGAACATGAAAACCTTGCACATCATTTAAAACCTGAAATCGGAATGATGATCGAGGTGCCGTCAGTTGTGGAAATTATGGATGGGTTTGCCAGGGAATCGGATTTTTTTTCAGTAGGAACAAATGATTTTGTGCAATACACCCTTGCTGTTGACCGTACAAATGAAAAAGTGGCAGATTATTACCGGCCCTATCATCCTTCAGTATTAAGAGGACTTGCCAGGATTGTCAAATCTGCTAATGATAACTGCAAGGATATTTCAATATGCGGGGAAATGGCTCATGAACCAGAATATATTCCTTTTTTAATAGGCATAGGAGTCAGGGCCATAAGTGTTGATCCCCGTTTTCTGCCCCTGGTACAAAAAATCATTTCCAGCCTGAGCATAACCCAGGCAGCAAAACATGCAGGCGAACTTCTTTCTGTAGAAACCTTAAAAGATGCCCGTAACCTGATTCAAGCCGGGATTATATAA
- a CDS encoding flavin reductase family protein, producing MEKEWLAAFSRMTYGIYVLTAAFEDKINGMIASWVSQVSYDPPVIIAAVHPGRYSHELIKKSKCFALHVISRDQKDFLKRFKGPDPAAKFTDIEWIKGKTGSPVINDCSAWFECEVINSFAPGNHTVFIGQVVNAKNLSSSDVMSTADYEGVYIGKS from the coding sequence ATGGAAAAAGAATGGCTGGCTGCTTTTAGCAGGATGACCTATGGTATTTATGTTCTTACAGCAGCTTTTGAAGATAAAATCAATGGAATGATTGCCTCATGGGTATCACAGGTTTCATATGATCCCCCTGTAATAATAGCTGCTGTGCATCCGGGCCGGTATTCCCATGAATTGATAAAAAAGAGTAAATGTTTTGCCCTGCATGTAATTTCCAGGGATCAAAAAGACTTTTTAAAAAGATTCAAAGGCCCTGATCCTGCAGCAAAATTTACAGATATTGAATGGATAAAAGGCAAAACCGGTTCTCCTGTTATCAATGATTGTTCTGCATGGTTTGAATGTGAAGTTATAAACAGCTTTGCTCCAGGTAACCATACTGTTTTTATTGGGCAGGTGGTTAATGCAAAAAACCTGTCTTCCAGTGATGTCATGAGTACAGCAGATTATGAAGGGGTCTATATTGGCAAGTCATGA